From the Methanomicrobia archaeon genome, the window CATCTGCTTCACGGGCACCATCGGCTTCATCGGGTTGGTTGCGCCTCACATGAGCCGCATGGTGATTGGTGGCGATAATCGGTATTTAATTCCTGCTTCGGGGCTGTTCGGTGCCGCGCTTTTGCTCGGCGCTGATACCATTGCCCGGAGAGTCATCGCACCCGCGATCCTGCCAGTTGGCCTGGTCACCTCGTTCATGGGCGTTCCTTTGTTTTTATACCTCATCTTAAGAAGAAGGAGGGAGTACTGGTAACCTAAGTCACGGAGAGGACAGCAAACTGAAATGGTGCAATTAAAGATAAAGGATGTCGCATTCGGCTATGCAAGCGTACCAGTACTGAAGAATGTGAGCATAGAGGTAGGTACCCAGGAGGTTTTGGGCGTGTTAGGTCCAAATGGTGCGGGCAAATCCACACTTCTGAAATGTATCGATGGGATTCTGACTCCTCAAACGGGGAGTATTCTGCTTGATGGCCAGGACATAAGAAAAATGAGTCGGATAGAACTGGCTAAAAAAATAGGGTATATCCCCCAGAGCCTCGCACACGCGTTCTCTGCTACCGTCTTCGATGCCGTGCTCATGGGCAGACGCCCGCATCTCGGCTGGCGCACGAGCGAAAAGGACACAGAAAAAGTCTTAGAAACACTGCACATGCTGCATATCGAAGACCTTGCAATGCGCGACATCAACGAGCTGAGCGGCGGCCAGATGCAGAAGGTCTTTATCGCACGAGCACTCACGCAAGAGCCTGATCTGCTTCTGCTTGATGAGCCCACGTCTAATCTTGACATTCGACATCAGCTTGAAGTGATGCACACGATACAGAGCATCGTGAAGATAAAGGGAATCTCAGCAATCATGGCGATCCACGACCTCAATTTAGCGGCACGCTACGCCGATCGTATAGTCATGATGAATGGTGGTACCCTTTTCTCTACTGGTGAGCCCGCTTTTGTCCTGACACGAGAGAATATAAAGCGTGTTTACGGTGTGGATGCTGAGGTGAACCAGAACGGCGGGAAGCTTTATATCGTACCGACACACGCACTCAAGCACTATCCTTAAGGTGGATTGACTAATTTCGGTTAGCAGCGGATACGCAAAATTCACAAAACGTTTTTCACGGTCGGTATTCAAATCCACGGTGAGGTGAGCAGCGGTTACGTGCCTCCTTCTCCGCTTCGTAACCTCGGTAGCACCTTCGCTTTGATGAGCCACGCGATGCCAATCAGTATGAGAAGTGGCAAGACGTAACCGATAGCGATGATCAATCCTCGTATCACGGATACAAAGCCTTCGAAGGCAGCGCGAAACGCGTCCCGTATGCCCCAGCTGTGCGTTATCGGCTCCGGCTCGTACAATGAGACGGAAATCGTTGCGAACTCAACGCGATTATCAAGATAGGTTATCCGACCGGTAAGTTGTTCGATCTCGCCGCGCACACGCGCTAACTCACGCTCGACGTCCAAAACCTCCTCGACATTCTCAGCCAACTCGAGAATCTCCAGTAACCGCTGTTCCTGCCGTTCTGAATTGTTGAGCCGCGCCGTCAAGTCGATGTACTCCTCCGTAACGTCTTCGCCCGATGTTTGTTTCGATTC encodes:
- a CDS encoding ABC transporter ATP-binding protein, with the protein product MVQLKIKDVAFGYASVPVLKNVSIEVGTQEVLGVLGPNGAGKSTLLKCIDGILTPQTGSILLDGQDIRKMSRIELAKKIGYIPQSLAHAFSATVFDAVLMGRRPHLGWRTSEKDTEKVLETLHMLHIEDLAMRDINELSGGQMQKVFIARALTQEPDLLLLDEPTSNLDIRHQLEVMHTIQSIVKIKGISAIMAIHDLNLAARYADRIVMMNGGTLFSTGEPAFVLTRENIKRVYGVDAEVNQNGGKLYIVPTHALKHYP
- a CDS encoding DUF4349 domain-containing protein encodes the protein MKRNTAIAVVVVLCLLSASIGFFLAPVSDFGEPAGYYSQSSEGSSPDFWPVPAPAEKGASGSLYTATASTDTEQKIIQRASLCIEVDDFQARSDALTTIVERSDGFISNSYSYVTDTGRKRGEITIRVPEDAFLSVISELEQLGTVESKQTSGEDVTEEYIDLTARLNNSERQEQRLLEILELAENVEEVLDVERELARVRGEIEQLTGRITYLDNRVEFATISVSLYEPEPITHSWGIRDAFRAAFEGFVSVIRGLIIAIGYVLPLLILIGIAWLIKAKVLPRLRSGEGGT